In the Candidatus Poribacteria bacterium genome, one interval contains:
- a CDS encoding ferredoxin--NADP reductase has product MGRRRRSRAQYLKGELIEREDFSEDLAAFKFRVDKQLPFIPGQYATIGFQVGEKIAQRPYSIVSSPHEPFMEVFVELVPEGETTPLFWELKLGDSVFFRERLVGRFVMDTESGMTRHVMAGTVTGAAPYISIARTQKIEQEQGKTSPHQILAIVGASRSWELGYYMDELNELAAQEEWFTFVPTVSRPWEDPEWQGESGRAEDVVRKYGDQLGYDHTNAVVYACGHPQMIENAKAIWARARFPEERIKEEKFFVMKEE; this is encoded by the coding sequence ATGGGAAGAAGAAGACGCTCCAGAGCGCAATATTTAAAGGGTGAATTGATTGAACGCGAGGATTTTTCTGAAGATTTAGCCGCGTTCAAATTCCGTGTCGATAAGCAGTTGCCGTTTATACCCGGGCAATACGCCACCATCGGTTTTCAGGTTGGTGAAAAGATTGCTCAGCGTCCGTATTCGATCGTCTCCTCACCCCACGAGCCGTTTATGGAGGTTTTCGTGGAGTTGGTGCCGGAGGGTGAAACGACCCCCCTGTTTTGGGAACTGAAATTGGGGGACAGTGTGTTTTTCCGGGAACGTCTCGTCGGACGGTTTGTCATGGACACGGAGAGCGGGATGACGCGCCACGTCATGGCGGGGACTGTCACGGGTGCTGCGCCGTATATTAGTATTGCGCGGACACAAAAGATTGAGCAGGAACAGGGCAAAACGAGTCCACATCAGATTTTGGCGATCGTCGGTGCGAGCCGTTCATGGGAACTTGGGTATTACATGGATGAACTCAACGAACTCGCCGCGCAGGAAGAGTGGTTCACATTCGTCCCGACGGTGAGTCGTCCCTGGGAGGACCCAGAGTGGCAAGGTGAGAGCGGACGTGCCGAAGATGTGGTTCGCAAGTACGGCGATCAGCTCGGTTACGATCACACGAATGCGGTCGTTTATGCGTGCGGGCATCCACAGATGATCGAGAATGCGAAGGCGATCTGGGCGCGTGCGCGTTTCCCTGAAGAACGGATTAAAGAGGAAAAATTCTTCGTGATGAAGGAAGAGTAG
- a CDS encoding trypsin-like serine protease, giving the protein MKKKYVLLVAVVLNTTLLLLDIFAQDYTKWHLPPGAKARLGKGWINDIKFSPHGDRLAVATTIGVWIYDVRTGKEIDLITDVYTDEAKPKLFPESMGGANAISYSPGGIILAVAHWDRKIRLWDVSNDYRNSMPTSTSPEPLSIFEGHTGAIYDIAFSSDGSLLASGSADNTIRVWNVHDEKLISILPYKGFVYTVAFSPDNQLLAGGSGDGTIQVWDAGTGDQIYEFKEHTGSVWAVDFSPDRTSLASASLDGSVRLWSLVGAGGILHSPTQHNTPVYAVKFSPDGNSFATGSADKSIQLWDTRTAERNFILTGHKDLVSDVDFSPDDDTLASGSPDGTILLWDRVGNRARIKIPGHTGGVKTLVYTEDNRIRACGTGLDGKLRLWDAGTSSELSILREHTGLTQAVAFSKNGKILASGGDEDDTIFLSDVPKILINSESLDTESLISILSGNTHGITALSFSPADTTLASGGKDGKIHLININTRRELKTLRGAQSTVTALTFVYDGTILFSGEENGSVRQWNALSGEEDRVAEPDFNPITALAFSRNARFLAIGNEIGTIWLFDAIEKYKREITTRHTRKITALVFSKDDTTLVSGSEDGTILLWNVGGQPAQTEEIHRLKKHKATPLIQSALNSTVHLKIGKGEGQDSQGSGFFVHPGYVATNYHVVKGAEATYVKSVANDITYTVEEITEINEKYDLAIIKISITEHPVLDLGDSDDVHIGETIYTIGNPKGLQGTVSRGIISSIRDFGDRGARIQIDAPISPGNSGGPVLNENGKVIGVSVSVHRDLDAQNLNFAVPSNYLKELLRKVK; this is encoded by the coding sequence ATGAAAAAGAAATACGTTCTACTCGTTGCTGTAGTATTAAACACTACTTTGTTACTATTGGATATTTTCGCGCAAGATTATACAAAATGGCATTTACCACCAGGTGCAAAAGCGCGCCTCGGCAAAGGCTGGATAAATGATATAAAATTTTCACCTCACGGAGATCGGTTAGCTGTCGCAACGACTATTGGCGTTTGGATTTATGATGTTCGCACTGGCAAGGAAATTGATTTGATAACAGATGTCTATACCGATGAGGCAAAACCAAAGTTATTCCCTGAATCCATGGGCGGAGCCAACGCTATTTCGTATTCCCCGGGTGGAATTATTCTTGCAGTGGCACACTGGGACAGGAAGATTAGATTGTGGGACGTCAGCAACGACTATCGCAATTCAATGCCTACTTCTACTTCTCCAGAACCACTATCTATTTTTGAGGGACATACAGGGGCTATCTATGATATTGCATTCTCCTCAGATGGCAGTCTACTTGCCAGTGGAAGTGCAGACAACACTATCCGAGTCTGGAATGTCCACGACGAAAAACTGATTTCAATTCTACCATATAAGGGTTTTGTCTACACCGTGGCATTTTCACCAGATAATCAACTATTGGCTGGTGGAAGTGGAGATGGTACCATTCAAGTCTGGGATGCTGGTACAGGAGACCAAATTTATGAGTTTAAAGAGCATACAGGTTCAGTTTGGGCGGTAGATTTTTCACCTGACAGAACCAGCCTTGCGAGTGCTAGCTTGGACGGTTCTGTCCGGCTGTGGAGTCTTGTTGGTGCTGGCGGCATACTCCATTCCCCAACACAACATAATACACCGGTATACGCAGTGAAGTTCTCTCCAGATGGAAACTCCTTTGCCACAGGCAGCGCAGACAAGTCAATTCAATTATGGGATACACGCACAGCAGAACGTAATTTTATCCTGACAGGACACAAAGATTTAGTGTCAGATGTGGATTTTTCACCAGACGATGATACTCTTGCCAGCGGTAGCCCAGATGGTACAATACTATTATGGGATAGAGTTGGTAACCGTGCAAGAATCAAGATACCAGGACATACCGGTGGGGTCAAGACTTTGGTGTACACAGAAGATAACCGTATTCGTGCATGCGGTACAGGATTGGACGGTAAACTTCGACTGTGGGATGCCGGCACAAGCAGCGAACTTTCTATACTCCGAGAACATACAGGTTTAACGCAAGCAGTTGCTTTTTCTAAAAATGGCAAAATACTCGCCAGTGGTGGGGACGAAGATGACACGATTTTCTTATCTGATGTTCCCAAGATTCTTATAAATAGCGAAAGCTTGGATACAGAAAGTTTAATCTCAATACTATCAGGAAATACTCATGGTATCACTGCGCTCTCATTCTCACCCGCTGATACCACGCTTGCTAGTGGTGGCAAGGACGGAAAGATTCACCTAATAAATATTAACACTCGGCGAGAACTCAAAACACTCAGAGGTGCCCAGAGCACTGTTACCGCGTTGACATTCGTCTACGATGGCACCATCCTTTTCAGCGGGGAAGAAAACGGAAGCGTGCGTCAGTGGAACGCACTAAGCGGGGAAGAAGATCGCGTTGCTGAACCTGATTTCAATCCTATTACTGCCTTAGCATTTTCTCGTAATGCTCGCTTTCTCGCAATTGGGAATGAGATAGGAACAATTTGGCTATTTGATGCTATTGAAAAATATAAGAGAGAAATCACCACCCGTCATACCCGTAAGATAACTGCTCTCGTTTTTTCCAAAGACGACACTACCCTCGTTAGTGGTAGTGAGGATGGCACTATTCTACTCTGGAATGTGGGGGGACAACCAGCTCAGACAGAAGAAATCCATAGACTAAAAAAGCATAAGGCAACACCACTCATTCAAAGTGCGCTTAATTCCACCGTTCATTTGAAAATAGGGAAAGGAGAAGGACAAGATTCACAGGGAAGCGGGTTCTTCGTCCATCCGGGTTATGTTGCGACTAACTACCATGTTGTTAAAGGGGCAGAGGCGACTTACGTGAAATCCGTTGCAAATGATATAACATATACCGTTGAGGAAATCACAGAGATAAATGAAAAATACGATCTCGCCATTATCAAGATTTCCATTACTGAGCATCCAGTCCTTGACCTCGGTGACAGCGATGATGTTCACATAGGTGAAACTATCTATACCATCGGTAATCCTAAAGGCTTGCAAGGGACAGTTTCACGGGGCATTATCAGTAGTATACGAGATTTTGGTGATAGAGGTGCCCGTATCCAAATTGACGCACCAATTTCTCCCGGAAACAGCGGCGGCCCTGTCCTAAACGAAAATGGTAAGGTAATAGGTGTGTCAGTTTCTGTACACCGAGATTTAGATGCACAAAATCTCAATTTCGCTGTTCCATCAAATTATCTCAAGGAATTGCTCCGTAAGGTGAAATAA
- a CDS encoding tetratricopeptide repeat protein: MMMNDRIWGIIGGVALVLALLSPLVLGSAQKVERFFESAEALYERSDYEGAIIKYKAALKESKKLGAKTERIDPDFTTLANLKIAQCYYELAEDSSDDRDYQSALTHVREVVLDAKVPKHEEELTYLWADILYKTGDLNQAKSKFLQLIDKFPNGRWVAKALYTIGEINYQYQDYDAAQETFQKLIAEFPHSEFKAETEQRIAEFEPPDEQRKSSEDSDDDHQDWSKPDPERQAKIMYDNARASKQQGSVNAALQRYINIVTQYPESQYATKAYVDMGDLYFKMRDSKNARDSYKKALNRLAEEDTEGEKKEVYERYQNTYLIPQYISDDSKIEALTSRDDKALVKANLLRAQKLYAEAAQQYEYSANTNPLVEDAVYALYWAGRCYHYAAFTDVTLFSKSVNAFRRIINNYGDSSNAIEAYYRLTLVYTDWAQTPGYASKWQSVINTVVEANTKYAISGNLTEQRFLGRMESFKNTAEEKRYQTEDKIPPEPNGKTTRQKTQTSKDDRNEDSNTPKRQSHITIEKAKEKHYGQGLSYLDQKQYRNAIVQFQKALKHDSQFKEAHCNLAVAYIEQGSYEKAIPTLQEATRIDPDFIEAYFNLGIAYLRIGKFEAARNAANAALNINPNYEPVQDLLDSIAD, translated from the coding sequence ATGATGATGAATGACAGAATTTGGGGTATCATCGGGGGAGTCGCCTTGGTGCTTGCCCTTTTATCCCCCCTTGTCTTAGGGAGTGCTCAAAAAGTAGAAAGATTTTTTGAATCCGCTGAAGCGTTATATGAACGTTCAGATTATGAAGGCGCAATTATAAAATACAAAGCAGCACTAAAAGAGTCAAAAAAACTCGGCGCCAAAACGGAGCGGATCGACCCGGACTTTACGACCCTCGCCAATCTTAAAATCGCGCAATGCTACTATGAACTCGCTGAGGACAGCAGCGATGACAGAGACTATCAAAGCGCGCTTACACATGTTAGAGAGGTGGTATTGGATGCCAAGGTTCCCAAACACGAAGAAGAACTCACTTATCTCTGGGCAGATATCCTTTACAAAACCGGAGACCTCAATCAAGCAAAGTCTAAATTCCTGCAACTAATAGACAAATTTCCAAATGGTCGCTGGGTGGCAAAGGCACTTTATACTATTGGGGAGATTAACTATCAATATCAAGATTATGACGCAGCACAAGAGACTTTCCAAAAACTTATTGCTGAGTTTCCACATTCTGAATTTAAGGCGGAGACGGAACAGCGTATTGCCGAATTTGAACCACCGGATGAACAAAGAAAATCTTCCGAAGATTCTGATGATGACCATCAGGACTGGTCTAAGCCTGATCCAGAACGGCAAGCTAAGATAATGTACGACAACGCTCGTGCCTCAAAACAGCAGGGCAGTGTTAATGCAGCACTTCAACGATATATAAATATTGTGACACAATATCCGGAAAGCCAATATGCTACTAAAGCTTATGTTGATATGGGCGATCTTTATTTCAAGATGCGGGATAGCAAGAATGCCCGAGACAGTTATAAGAAAGCCTTGAACCGCTTGGCAGAAGAAGATACTGAAGGAGAAAAAAAAGAAGTTTACGAGAGATATCAAAACACCTATCTTATACCGCAGTACATAAGCGACGATTCTAAGATTGAAGCCCTAACATCTAGGGATGATAAGGCTCTTGTTAAAGCTAACCTTCTTCGAGCACAAAAACTTTATGCAGAAGCTGCTCAGCAGTATGAATATTCTGCTAACACGAATCCACTTGTTGAAGATGCAGTGTACGCGCTCTATTGGGCTGGCAGGTGTTACCACTACGCTGCTTTCACGGATGTAACACTTTTCAGTAAATCAGTTAACGCCTTCAGGAGAATTATTAACAATTATGGGGACAGTTCAAATGCTATTGAAGCCTATTATCGATTGACTTTAGTATACACTGACTGGGCACAAACACCAGGATATGCATCCAAATGGCAGTCGGTAATTAATACAGTTGTAGAAGCCAACACGAAGTATGCTATCAGTGGCAATCTAACTGAACAGCGATTTCTTGGTCGTATGGAGTCTTTTAAAAATACAGCGGAAGAAAAGCGATATCAAACGGAAGATAAAATCCCACCCGAACCTAATGGTAAAACTACGAGGCAAAAAACACAGACTTCCAAAGATGATAGGAATGAAGATAGCAACACCCCAAAAAGGCAATCCCATATAACTATAGAAAAAGCAAAAGAAAAACACTACGGACAAGGACTTTCTTACCTTGATCAGAAACAATATCGTAATGCAATTGTCCAATTCCAAAAGGCATTAAAACATGATTCGCAATTTAAAGAAGCACACTGCAACTTGGCGGTTGCTTATATTGAGCAGGGATCATATGAAAAGGCGATACCCACCCTTCAAGAGGCAACCCGTATTGACCCAGATTTTATAGAGGCGTATTTTAATCTCGGTATCGCTTACTTAAGAATTGGCAAATTTGAAGCCGCGAGAAATGCAGCGAACGCAGCCTTAAACATTAATCCAAATTATGAACCAGTACAAGATCTTTTGGACTCTATTGCAGATTAG
- a CDS encoding tetratricopeptide repeat protein: protein MDTIKEAHYNLGIAYLEAGQYDRAVPEFETAIKLDADFIVAHCALCRAYLEQDELEKAHTSVTAALKLDPTHQPALLLCDTITQAYYGSGKEHLNAGRYAEAVSTFQKALTLDADLGRSSQVSDIENKHIYAHLGAAYIGLKAYQEAIDALQNAIALDADLVDAHYNLGYAYVEQGSYDQAIPHLERAIAIAPNLKRAHYHRARAHRELGNLEAATHALTETLRLDPNYQRAHELANAIKQAHYNKGITYLNDERYSEAVTAFQNAITLDPDFTTAHYNLGLTYLKMETYPRAVDALQKAVTLDRNYKAAYHSLALAYLGQQELGKARDTARDALKLDANYQPALSLLEAIDPSFTPPEIQAATPSEPEQPVKPQPTLKLRQETHHELGTAYRDSKMYTEAITEFQKAIDLDSDFVAAHTSLGEVYLEMGQLDKAENAANAALRIDANSQPARQLLDDIRQARPIQSTQPSRMPSNATDVKKQYERGEAFLNNGQYNEAAAAFKRVIKADPNFADAHYSLGVAYLEMGALNDAKTAAEEASKLKVDRQLIHELLTAIRHVETNQRRERFWKKSLSYTAVLGIIGILAFFLWPKPAPPDPILSIIVSLEEPSGNGFLDAGETGRIRLTISNKGGPARNVELRFEPPSIAGLTFRKPTMIPELRQNSIETIRIPITADKKVQGRDQALEIQLFGENRTLLTTNEFCFTIIPVTPEPERPRR from the coding sequence ATGGACACTATAAAAGAGGCACACTATAACCTTGGTATCGCTTATCTAGAGGCGGGGCAATACGACAGAGCCGTTCCTGAGTTTGAAACCGCGATAAAATTGGATGCGGATTTCATAGTTGCACACTGCGCGCTCTGCCGCGCATATCTCGAGCAGGACGAATTAGAGAAAGCCCACACCTCGGTCACAGCGGCATTAAAACTCGATCCCACTCATCAACCCGCGCTGCTGCTGTGTGACACCATAACACAAGCATACTATGGCAGCGGGAAAGAACACCTCAATGCTGGACGCTATGCAGAAGCCGTTTCGACGTTCCAGAAAGCTTTAACGCTTGATGCCGATTTAGGACGCAGTTCACAGGTCTCCGATATTGAAAATAAGCATATCTATGCGCATCTCGGTGCCGCTTACATTGGACTAAAGGCGTATCAGGAAGCGATCGACGCACTACAAAACGCGATAGCCCTTGATGCCGATCTTGTTGACGCTCACTACAACCTCGGCTATGCTTACGTCGAACAGGGGTCCTACGACCAAGCAATACCACATCTTGAGCGCGCCATAGCGATTGCCCCAAATCTCAAACGTGCGCACTACCACCGCGCACGTGCCCACCGAGAATTAGGCAATTTGGAAGCGGCGACACATGCCCTTACAGAAACCTTAAGACTCGATCCTAATTATCAACGCGCCCATGAACTTGCAAACGCAATAAAACAGGCACACTACAACAAAGGCATCACCTATCTTAACGATGAACGCTATAGCGAAGCCGTTACAGCCTTCCAGAACGCAATAACACTCGATCCCGATTTTACCACTGCACATTACAATCTCGGGTTAACCTACCTCAAGATGGAAACCTACCCTCGCGCTGTAGATGCCCTTCAGAAGGCGGTAACCTTGGATCGTAACTATAAAGCCGCATACCACTCGCTTGCCCTTGCCTACCTCGGACAACAAGAACTTGGAAAGGCAAGAGATACTGCCAGGGATGCGCTGAAACTGGACGCAAACTATCAACCCGCACTTTCTCTCTTAGAAGCCATCGATCCGAGTTTCACGCCACCTGAGATACAGGCTGCTACGCCTTCAGAACCAGAGCAACCCGTAAAGCCACAACCCACTCTGAAATTGAGGCAGGAAACGCACCATGAACTCGGCACCGCTTACCGAGACTCAAAAATGTATACAGAGGCGATTACGGAGTTCCAAAAAGCGATAGATCTGGATTCCGATTTCGTAGCGGCGCACACAAGTTTAGGCGAAGTTTATCTTGAGATGGGACAACTTGATAAGGCAGAAAATGCGGCGAATGCGGCGTTAAGGATTGATGCCAACTCGCAACCCGCGCGTCAACTTCTGGATGACATCAGGCAAGCACGACCAATCCAATCTACGCAACCCTCCCGTATGCCTTCAAACGCCACAGACGTCAAAAAGCAATATGAGCGTGGAGAAGCATTCCTCAACAATGGGCAATATAACGAAGCTGCCGCCGCATTCAAAAGAGTAATAAAGGCAGATCCAAATTTTGCAGATGCTCATTACAGTTTAGGTGTCGCTTATCTGGAAATGGGAGCACTCAATGACGCGAAAACAGCGGCGGAAGAGGCATCAAAACTGAAAGTTGATCGTCAACTCATACACGAACTGCTTACAGCAATACGGCACGTCGAAACCAACCAGCGTAGAGAAAGATTTTGGAAAAAAAGCCTGTCTTATACTGCTGTTTTAGGCATTATTGGGATACTTGCTTTCTTTCTCTGGCCCAAGCCAGCCCCTCCGGATCCTATTCTTTCCATAATAGTCTCTTTAGAAGAACCGTCAGGCAACGGTTTCCTTGATGCCGGGGAGACGGGTCGTATCAGGTTAACCATCAGCAATAAGGGTGGTCCAGCTCGCAATGTCGAACTTAGATTTGAGCCACCGTCTATAGCAGGTTTAACCTTCAGAAAACCCACGATGATTCCAGAATTGCGTCAAAACAGTATAGAAACTATTCGAATCCCGATTACAGCCGATAAGAAAGTGCAAGGGCGCGACCAAGCCTTAGAAATCCAATTGTTTGGAGAGAATAGAACACTCCTCACAACCAATGAATTTTGCTTCACGATTATACCAGTAACACCGGAACCTGAACGACCAAGGAGATGA
- a CDS encoding prephenate dehydrogenase/arogenate dehydrogenase family protein yields the protein MEQIQQLRRITIWGVGLIGGSLGLALKKNGFQGQRVGLGRNIGRLEKALQHDAVDVVTTEMAEGLHESDLVVLCTPVELVPVLVQYIVESVDSRQSMVLTDVGSTKSVLVQAVEAQLGKQDSDTLSFVGGHPMAGSHETGVDAAYATLFENATCIVTPTETTRSDPLQLVRNLWEFVGGVPCLLSPETHDLLIGAASHLPHLIASLLTNTVANVGTEQQKALDFTATGFRDSTRIAAGSPDLWTGIFTQNRDVLLSLIDDIVDNLNEFKTLLQTDNLVEIERVLLEAKGIVEKRRKMLGGS from the coding sequence ATGGAACAGATACAACAACTTCGTCGAATTACAATATGGGGTGTCGGTTTAATCGGAGGGTCGCTTGGACTCGCCCTAAAAAAGAACGGATTTCAAGGGCAACGCGTCGGGTTAGGACGCAACATCGGTAGGCTTGAAAAGGCACTCCAGCACGATGCGGTTGATGTGGTTACGACAGAGATGGCGGAAGGGTTGCACGAAAGCGACCTTGTTGTCCTATGTACGCCTGTTGAACTGGTACCCGTGTTGGTACAGTATATTGTTGAAAGTGTTGACTCGCGACAGTCTATGGTGCTGACGGATGTCGGTAGTACGAAATCGGTGTTAGTGCAGGCGGTTGAAGCGCAGCTCGGAAAACAAGATTCGGATACCCTTTCCTTTGTCGGTGGGCATCCAATGGCAGGCTCACACGAGACCGGGGTTGACGCGGCGTATGCAACGCTTTTTGAAAACGCCACGTGTATTGTTACACCCACAGAAACCACTCGGTCCGATCCGCTACAGTTGGTCAGAAACCTATGGGAATTTGTCGGGGGCGTTCCGTGTCTTCTCTCTCCTGAAACCCACGATCTCCTCATCGGTGCCGCAAGCCACCTCCCCCATCTCATTGCGAGCCTACTCACCAATACCGTTGCGAATGTAGGAACGGAACAGCAGAAAGCGTTGGACTTTACGGCGACCGGCTTTCGGGATTCCACGCGTATTGCGGCGGGTTCGCCGGATTTGTGGACCGGGATCTTTACGCAAAATAGGGATGTCCTTTTATCACTCATTGATGACATCGTTGATAACTTAAATGAATTCAAAACCTTGCTTCAGACGGATAACCTTGTCGAAATTGAACGTGTACTTCTGGAGGCGAAGGGTATTGTTGAAAAACGCAGGAAAATGTTAGGAGGCTCATGA
- a CDS encoding (d)CMP kinase, with protein MKKPGSQVTIAMDGPAGSGKSTVARRVAEKLGLLYLDSGAMYRAVTLLALHEGLAAESPKLIDRVKACHIEFTDNGRTILLDTEDVSVQIRTPAVNRLVADVAKIPKIRREIVRHQQRIGAEGSIIAEGRDLTTIVFPNADFKFYLDASVRERAKRRLAEFQAQNEEATLAAVEAEIRERDEKDITREHSPLRAAPDAIIVNTTDKTIEEVVDLIVAHVCANEQ; from the coding sequence ATGAAAAAACCAGGATCTCAGGTGACGATTGCGATGGATGGACCCGCCGGGTCTGGGAAAAGCACGGTCGCTCGGCGGGTCGCAGAAAAACTCGGATTGCTTTATCTCGATTCGGGGGCAATGTACCGAGCGGTGACCCTGTTGGCATTACACGAAGGACTCGCAGCGGAGAGTCCGAAACTGATTGACCGCGTGAAAGCGTGTCATATCGAATTCACGGATAACGGTAGAACGATTCTGCTCGATACGGAGGATGTATCTGTCCAGATCCGAACCCCAGCCGTCAACAGATTGGTCGCAGATGTCGCGAAAATCCCAAAGATTCGCCGTGAAATTGTGAGACATCAGCAGCGGATCGGTGCCGAAGGGAGTATCATCGCTGAAGGCAGAGATCTAACGACGATCGTTTTTCCGAACGCTGATTTTAAGTTCTATCTTGATGCTTCTGTAAGGGAGCGTGCGAAACGTAGACTTGCCGAGTTCCAAGCACAAAACGAAGAAGCAACGTTAGCCGCGGTTGAAGCAGAAATCCGTGAGCGCGATGAAAAAGATATAACACGGGAACACAGCCCTTTACGGGCGGCTCCTGATGCGATTATCGTCAATACGACCGATAAAACGATTGAAGAAGTAGTGGATTTGATTGTTGCACACGTGTGTGCAAACGAACAATGA
- a CDS encoding 1-acyl-sn-glycerol-3-phosphate acyltransferase, with protein MWYTNNQFWTPRAIYRWGHRFTSLFCKTMGRLEARGVHHIPREGGVLFVSNHVSFLDPVIVGSAANREIHYMARSNAFDIPGLGRLISTYNAYPVNRGAPDLKALRNTISLLKNGNAVLIFPEGTRSVDGTLGKARDGACFIAHRAGVPTIPVFHSGAERMLPRNSKRLRRAKLTVTFGTPLELTAEGFETKREMYQQMGNQIMEAIADLRDDMFSWSDSPE; from the coding sequence ATGTGGTATACCAATAATCAGTTTTGGACACCCCGTGCGATCTATCGGTGGGGACACCGTTTTACAAGTCTTTTCTGTAAAACGATGGGACGGCTTGAAGCGCGCGGCGTTCATCATATTCCGAGAGAAGGTGGGGTGCTGTTTGTTTCAAATCACGTCAGCTTTCTTGACCCCGTTATTGTCGGCTCCGCCGCCAATCGTGAGATCCATTATATGGCGCGGAGTAATGCATTCGACATTCCTGGATTAGGGAGACTCATCTCAACCTATAATGCCTACCCAGTAAATAGAGGTGCCCCGGACTTAAAGGCGTTACGAAACACAATTTCTCTCTTGAAAAATGGCAACGCCGTGCTTATATTTCCCGAAGGCACTCGTAGTGTCGATGGCACATTAGGTAAAGCGCGGGACGGTGCCTGTTTTATTGCGCACCGAGCAGGCGTGCCGACGATTCCCGTTTTCCACAGTGGTGCGGAACGGATGCTACCACGCAACAGTAAACGGTTGCGCCGCGCAAAATTAACCGTTACATTCGGTACCCCTCTTGAACTCACTGCTGAAGGATTTGAAACGAAGCGCGAGATGTATCAACAGATGGGTAATCAGATCATGGAGGCAATCGCGGATTTGCGGGATGATATGTTTAGTTGGTCGGATTCGCCAGAATGA
- the ychF gene encoding redox-regulated ATPase YchF, translating into MRIGIVGRPQVGKTTVFNTLAQSTAEIGGYTSRGQINLSTANIPDERLDQIAKISASKKTTPATIDYVDVAGVTKSDLEHAELDSGMLAELRTVDALAHVVRCFEAETVPHVDGSVDAERDIESVALEFALADLQIVEGRLTRLRKQFQNQKLPEQQSEIKLLETCQKTLETGKPLRILDLSANEEKLIRGYGFLTQKPLLLVCNISETQLDTADDILKRFTKYETEPQTAVIVLAAQLEMELSQLDETDTEIFMEELGLQESALERFIQTSYRLLGLLTFFTTGPVETRAWTLREGQTAVEAAGRVHTDFATGFIRSETIHWADFVACGSYPQARSKGVLRAEGKTYQVQEGDVLLILANPTN; encoded by the coding sequence ATGAGGATAGGTATCGTAGGCAGACCCCAAGTCGGAAAAACGACAGTGTTTAACACATTAGCGCAGTCCACTGCAGAAATTGGGGGCTACACCAGTCGCGGGCAGATCAACCTAAGCACTGCCAACATCCCAGACGAACGCCTGGATCAGATAGCAAAGATATCCGCTTCGAAAAAAACAACGCCTGCTACCATTGACTATGTAGACGTTGCTGGGGTAACGAAATCGGACCTGGAACACGCAGAATTAGATTCCGGGATGCTCGCAGAACTCCGTACAGTCGATGCGCTTGCCCATGTCGTCAGGTGTTTTGAAGCCGAAACGGTTCCACACGTCGACGGAAGCGTTGACGCAGAACGCGATATTGAAAGCGTCGCCCTTGAGTTCGCATTGGCAGATTTGCAGATCGTTGAAGGCAGGCTCACACGGCTCCGTAAACAATTTCAAAATCAAAAACTCCCGGAACAGCAAAGTGAAATTAAACTTTTAGAGACGTGTCAAAAAACGCTTGAAACTGGAAAACCGCTCCGAATCCTCGACCTCTCTGCCAATGAAGAAAAGTTGATACGCGGTTACGGGTTTTTGACGCAGAAACCGTTGTTGTTAGTTTGCAACATTAGTGAAACACAACTCGACACCGCTGATGACATTCTCAAACGTTTTACCAAATATGAAACGGAACCCCAAACGGCAGTCATTGTACTCGCCGCGCAACTGGAAATGGAGTTGTCGCAACTCGACGAAACAGATACCGAGATTTTCATGGAAGAATTGGGATTGCAGGAATCCGCTTTAGAGCGGTTCATCCAGACGTCGTATCGGCTCTTAGGGTTACTAACGTTCTTTACAACCGGTCCCGTCGAGACGCGCGCATGGACATTACGTGAAGGGCAAACGGCTGTGGAAGCCGCGGGACGCGTCCACACCGATTTCGCGACAGGTTTCATCCGTTCCGAAACGATTCATTGGGCTGACTTCGTCGCATGCGGCAGTTATCCACAAGCGCGTAGTAAAGGGGTGTTGCGCGCCGAGGGTAAGACTTATCAGGTTCAAGAGGGTGATGTTTTACTCATTCTGGCGAATCCGACCAACTAA